AGAAATATAAAATTGAGTTTGTCAGTATTGACGATAAAATGGATCCCAAGCTGGCTGTATCCGGCATGGAAAGACTCGTTTACCAGGAGAAGATCAAATACATCATCGGCCCTAATGTGGATACTACGGCCGCCAGTGTAGTGCCTGTAATCGAGGCAGCCGGAGCCATTAATATTCCTTATGCTTTTTCGAAGGCATTATATTCCCCTCCCCATGGCAATTCAATCCTTGGAATGATCGCCTCCTATCAGGCAGGTCCTGTAATTTATAAGTATTTAAAGGAAAACAAAGGGGTTAAGTCCATTAGTTTTATTGCAAGAAATGATTCTGATCCTCTCAATCAAAGGGATGAAGGGGTGGAAGCGGCCAAAAAACTTGGGTTAAATATTATTTCTTCGACCGATACTTACGAGCCAGGAACGACAGATTTCTTCCCTGTTATGTCCAAGGTGGTCAAGGGAAACCCGGATCTTATTGTTCTTTCAGGAGTTGCCCCTGCGGACGCTCCCCTACTCATCAAAGCTGCCCGTGAATTGGGTTATAAAGGATTGTTAAGTACTGAGACGGCCCAAGACATCAAGATTTTGAACGAAGTGGCCGGAAAGTATGCAGAAGGTTTTATCTCTGTGGGTGGGGCCAGTACTCCTGAAATCCAAAGTGATTATATGAAGAAATTCGTCGAGCGTTATAAAAAAGTAGCCGGTGAGTGGAATGATGAAGCTGGAACTAAAGTCTATGCCCTGCAGATGATCATCTACACCCTTCAAAAAGCTGGCAAGGCTGCTCTGACCGATGTGGAAGTTTTCAAAAAAGCAATTCCGGAAGTAAAGGTGAGGAATCCCTTTCTCAAAGAGGAGAGGATTTTGAAGTATGTAGGCACGGCCTATTTTGGTCAACCTCGTCAAATCGGTGTTCCCATGGTAGTTAATGAAGTTCGTAATGGGAAGTTTGAAACCCTTTTCATTGGAAGTGTAGAAGATTAACCCTTTTGTCCGGAGTCCTATGTCGGGTGGCTTATAACAAATCATAGACATGGATTCCGGACTCTGAACCCTCGCGATATTTCTCCATGTCCCAGATGATCATTAACGGAATGGTTCTGGGGATGATTTACGCCCTCATTGCCCTCGGACTTACCCTGATCTTCAGTATTATGAACGTAGTTAATTTTGCCCATGGTCAGATGTATATGCTGGGGGGATTTGTGGTTTATTATCTTTACGGTGTTTATCAGTGGAATTATTTTCTGGCTTTAATGGTAGCTGCTTTGGCCCTGGCTGTTATAGGAATTATCTTTGAAAAGTTCTTCTTTCGAAGGGTTATGCGATTGGCAAAACGGGAAGAGAATACCATGCTTCTTGCTATGGGTACGGCTCTGCTCCTCGAAAATCTGGCTTTATTCTCCTTTGGAGAAAAGCAGCGAGGGGTTCCGCCGGTGGTTACCGGAGTATATGAAGTAGGTGGGGGTTATCTACCTGCCGGAAGAGCCCTTGTATTTTTTGTGGCCTTATTTTTGGTCATCGGCCTGTTATTATTTGTCCAATATACCAGGCCGGGTCGTGCCATGCGGGCACTGGCTCAAGATAAGGAAGCCACCTATCTGCAGGGAGTAGATATCAATCAGGTCTCAGCACTGGGATTTGCCATAGGAGCTGCTTTAGCCGGACTGGCTGGAGGGTTGTTGATAACCATCTTTGCGATTAATGCCGGATCAGGCACCGCCGTTTCCACAAAGGCCTTTACCATGATCATGATCGGGGGGGCCGGAGTCGTTTCCGGGGCTATTCTTGGAGGCTTTGTATTGGGTTTCTGTGAGGCAATAGGTTATGAAACCCTGCCAGGTTCTACTACTTACCTGATTATCTTTATTGCATTGATTCTTTTCTTAATTGTTCGTCCTCAAGGAATTATGGGGAGACCTCAAGGATAAGGCTGTAGAGAAGGAACCATAGAATGGCTACAACTCAAAAAGAAGGCAAAAGGGAAGAGGAGAAAGTGAGAGAAGGTGGAAAAGGAAAACCGGGTATCTTATCTTCGGTTCTTCCTTTTTCCCTTTCTTCCGTTCTCTTGTTTTTCCTGGGGCTGATCTATCTGGTCATCTTTCCGCTTCTTTATCGGGATTCCAGATACGTGCTGGGAGTGGTTATCAATGCTTCCATGTTGAGTGTCATTAGCCTGGGAGTCTGGCTTACCTTTACGATTGGTCGTACGAACATCAGTCAAGGGGCTTTCGCCCTTATCGGGGGATACACAACGGCTATTTTATCGGTTAGATATGGCATCTCTTTCTGGCTTTGCCTTCCTCTATCCGGACTCATGGCTGCACTGATTGGTGCTTTGATCGGCTGGCCCATATTGCGCCTGAGGGGAGTCTACTTTGCCATGATTACCCTCAGCTTAACAGAAGCAACCAGACTTGCTTTCTTAAATGGCGGAGATTTTACCAGAGGAGGTACCGGAATTGTAGATATTCCAAGACCTGGAGCCTTATCCATCGCAGGAATAACCCTTATCCCGGCCTTTAAAGGATCAGACCCTTTACCCTTTTATTACCTGGCAGCTTCTTTACTCATTCTCACCCTTATCAGTTTACGACGCCTGACCCAGAGTCGAATAGGCTGGGTCTTTAGATCCCTCCGACAAAATGAAGAGCTGGCTTCCAGTATTGGAATCAACGTGGCCAAGTATCGGGTCATGGCTTATGCTATTTGCTGTTTTATCGGGGGGTTGGGAGGCTCGTTTTTCGCAGCTTTCCAGCAAAATATCTATCCGGCAACCTATACGGTTACCGACTCCATCTACTTTATGCTCTACTGCTTCCTGGGTGGACTTGATTATTTGTTTGGGCCTGTTGTGGGGGCCTTCTTACTTCTTATCAGCTTTGAACTTCTCCACAGTATTCAAACCTATCAAACTATGATTTATGCCATTATTATGATCACCTTTATGTTGTGGTTACCCAATGGGATTCTAAGTTTGAGGTTTAAGAAATAATCCTCTACATCCGTTACCTAAACAAGGGACTATAGATGACGGGATGAATATGAGCCTGCTTCAGATCAAGGATCTTACCAAACGGTTTGGAGGGTTAACGGCCGTCAATGGAGTAAGTTTTGAGGTGAAGGCGGGAGAAATCCTTTCCGTTATAGGTCCGAACGGCGCCGGGAAAAGTACACTTTTCAAGTTGATTACTTCCTTTCTAAAACCCAGCCACGGAACCATTACCTTCAAAGGAGAAGATATTACCCATTTACCTCCCCATGTTGTAGCCAGGAAAGGGATTGTCCGCACTTTTCAGGAAACCAACATCTTTAAAGAGATGACGGCTTTACAGAATGTAGTTCTTGCCCATCATCTTCGATGCCGGGCCAGTAGTTGGGGGATTTTTTTCAATAGCCATCAGGCACGAAAAGACGAAATAGAATTTCATCAAAGTGCCCTGGAAATCTTAACATATCTCGGATTAGCCGCCCTCAAAGACGAGGAGGCCAGGAACTTACCCCACGGACATCTCAGGGCCCTGGAAATAGCCGTAGCTTTGGCGGCCAATCCTACCTTGCTCCTTCTCGACGAGCCCTTCACAGGAATGAATCCCGAGGAGACCGATACAGCCGTCGAAATGGTTCGAGGGATCCGCGATCGTGGTGTAACGGTTATTCTGGTCGAGCATGATATGCGGGCGGTTATGAAAATCAGTGACCGTATCGTTGTCCTTAATTTTGGCACCAAGATCGCCGAAGGAAAACCCAAAGAAATCCAGCAGAATCCGGCTGTAATCGAAGCCTATCTTGGAAAAGAGGATGACGAGGCCGGCTTTTAAAAAAGAAAAAAGGAAGAAAATAGGAGAGAGGAGAAAATGTACTTTGAAACCAGGAATATCCGGGTGCTTTATGACCGGGTCATAGCCCTTCGAGGGGTTTCCATAGCTTTGGGGCAAGGCGAGATTGTGACTCTAATTGGAGCCAATGGGGCAGGAAAAACAACGACCTTGCGTGCCATTACCGGTTTAACTAAAATCAGTTCCGGCGAAATCTGGTTTAATGGACGACGTATTGACGGTCTCCCACCTCAAAAAATTGTTGCCTTGGGAATCTCCATGGTACCCGAAGGAAGACATATATTCCCTTACATGAATGTCAAAGATAATCTCCTCATGGGAGCCTATCTCCGGAAGGATAAGAAGGGTATTATGGAGGATCTGGAAAAGATCTATGCCCGTTTTCCCCGTCTCAAGGAGAGACTGCGCCAGCAGGCAGGCAGCCTTAGTGGCGGTGAACAGCAAATGCTGGCCATTAGTCGGGCCTTGATGGCAAGACCCAAGCTCCTCCTGCTGGATGAACCTTCTTTAGGCCTTGCCCCTATGATGGTCAGGGAAATCGCCAGGGCTATCCTGGCTATAAATAAAGAAGAAAACGTAGGTGTTATCCTGGTAGAACAAAACTCCCGAATGGCCTTAAAGATCTCATCCAAAGGATATGTCCTGGAAAACGGACAGATTGCACTGGAAGACGCCTCCCGGAATCTTATCCATAACGATCATGTGAGGAGGCTTTACCTGGGAGGATGAGTTTTTACTTCCAGGCCATAGCCTCCCCCCCTATAGTTCTGAGAATCCCGACAATATTCTTAATCTACTTCCTGTTTCAGGGGAAAAGGATTACCTTAAAGAAGGGTTTCATTTAAAAAAATGAGATTTATCTTATTTAAGAGAGCTATTTAAGTTCATACCCCTGCAAGGATAAGTTAAAATCCCATTAACGCCTAAGCTTAGGGAGAGGAGGAAGTTTATGAGTTTATCCATCTCCAGTTTACTGGAACCCATCACGGAGCCAGAAGTCCTGGAAAGTATTAAGGCCCTTCCTACCGAGGACGATCTGCCCTACGATGATGGAGAGCCTATGGAGTCAGACCAACATCGGGAGCAGATGAATATTCTGATCGACTCCCTCAAGGTACATTGGTCGGAT
The genomic region above belongs to Candidatus Limnocylindrales bacterium and contains:
- a CDS encoding ABC transporter substrate-binding protein, which encodes MRDFRRSLFLVILGIFLSAVALSFSFEKAVAQEKVLKIGQLGVMSGPAASWGLVNKYCIQAAAEMINEEGGVEIDGEKYKIEFVSIDDKMDPKLAVSGMERLVYQEKIKYIIGPNVDTTAASVVPVIEAAGAINIPYAFSKALYSPPHGNSILGMIASYQAGPVIYKYLKENKGVKSISFIARNDSDPLNQRDEGVEAAKKLGLNIISSTDTYEPGTTDFFPVMSKVVKGNPDLIVLSGVAPADAPLLIKAARELGYKGLLSTETAQDIKILNEVAGKYAEGFISVGGASTPEIQSDYMKKFVERYKKVAGEWNDEAGTKVYALQMIIYTLQKAGKAALTDVEVFKKAIPEVKVRNPFLKEERILKYVGTAYFGQPRQIGVPMVVNEVRNGKFETLFIGSVED
- a CDS encoding branched-chain amino acid ABC transporter permease, yielding MSQMIINGMVLGMIYALIALGLTLIFSIMNVVNFAHGQMYMLGGFVVYYLYGVYQWNYFLALMVAALALAVIGIIFEKFFFRRVMRLAKREENTMLLAMGTALLLENLALFSFGEKQRGVPPVVTGVYEVGGGYLPAGRALVFFVALFLVIGLLLFVQYTRPGRAMRALAQDKEATYLQGVDINQVSALGFAIGAALAGLAGGLLITIFAINAGSGTAVSTKAFTMIMIGGAGVVSGAILGGFVLGFCEAIGYETLPGSTTYLIIFIALILFLIVRPQGIMGRPQG
- a CDS encoding ABC transporter ATP-binding protein, whose product is MYFETRNIRVLYDRVIALRGVSIALGQGEIVTLIGANGAGKTTTLRAITGLTKISSGEIWFNGRRIDGLPPQKIVALGISMVPEGRHIFPYMNVKDNLLMGAYLRKDKKGIMEDLEKIYARFPRLKERLRQQAGSLSGGEQQMLAISRALMARPKLLLLDEPSLGLAPMMVREIARAILAINKEENVGVILVEQNSRMALKISSKGYVLENGQIALEDASRNLIHNDHVRRLYLGG
- a CDS encoding ABC transporter ATP-binding protein, which produces MSLLQIKDLTKRFGGLTAVNGVSFEVKAGEILSVIGPNGAGKSTLFKLITSFLKPSHGTITFKGEDITHLPPHVVARKGIVRTFQETNIFKEMTALQNVVLAHHLRCRASSWGIFFNSHQARKDEIEFHQSALEILTYLGLAALKDEEARNLPHGHLRALEIAVALAANPTLLLLDEPFTGMNPEETDTAVEMVRGIRDRGVTVILVEHDMRAVMKISDRIVVLNFGTKIAEGKPKEIQQNPAVIEAYLGKEDDEAGF
- a CDS encoding branched-chain amino acid ABC transporter permease; this encodes MATTQKEGKREEEKVREGGKGKPGILSSVLPFSLSSVLLFFLGLIYLVIFPLLYRDSRYVLGVVINASMLSVISLGVWLTFTIGRTNISQGAFALIGGYTTAILSVRYGISFWLCLPLSGLMAALIGALIGWPILRLRGVYFAMITLSLTEATRLAFLNGGDFTRGGTGIVDIPRPGALSIAGITLIPAFKGSDPLPFYYLAASLLILTLISLRRLTQSRIGWVFRSLRQNEELASSIGINVAKYRVMAYAICCFIGGLGGSFFAAFQQNIYPATYTVTDSIYFMLYCFLGGLDYLFGPVVGAFLLLISFELLHSIQTYQTMIYAIIMITFMLWLPNGILSLRFKK